One genomic segment of Drosophila melanogaster chromosome 3R includes these proteins:
- the PIG-S gene encoding phosphatidylinositol glycan anchor biosynthesis class S encodes METSSSSPVKPRRKDKDEDKFRIGATLAFIVVIIGIGVPMWWRTTTVYRVNLPSTEILSLSKIPIKTAVQVAIYTQQTSRGQLLIAELQNAFSDNEIWSVEFKQLSPTPMTQEAHTPAALEKLLLENHVQSVGDFMFIEWPKLQEELLLTTERSALMRSDTPSNKIAQLLHAKILQTYRINQILSTDERMGAKSEAPQPAYDVIVSVLNPKPRLTHAKWNIAMAVKTYIEPWLAKVSGVSNYTVRSQWKYRVAIEADLKQVRDQSKLGRHYALQETALPHLLTSIAQNLSASTTDKPAINLVVYIPPCHIAPLHIYNSKDQRLTRNDVDAFISPPWGGFIIANPPEHVCLAAMSDQEAVPYHVSTTDNMQVMLDQLHKLLDISSELQMEGVKVVDIEQLEPRRWEYEAYLRRSAIRHISTASSTLQSLIKLLDQISYIVIDDEVGAAITNSYADILAAKAALLEHRLADASVLAKRAFVASERGFFDASLLAQLYFPDEQKYAIYIPLFLPIMVPVLSSFNMLRGVLQARRKEKQS; translated from the exons ATGGAAACCTCGAGCTCCAGTCCAGTAAAGCCCAGGAGAAAAGACAAGGACGAAG ATAAGTTCCGGATCGGGGCTACACTAGCATTTATCGTGGTCATCATTGGAATTGGCGTGCCCATGTGGTGGCGCACCACCACAGTCTACAG AGTCAATTTGCCCTCGACGGAAATTTTGAGTCTGAGTAAAATTCCGATCAAAACGGCTGTGCAGGTGGCCATCTACACACAACAGACCAGTCGTGGCCAGTTGCTCATCGCCGAACTGCAGAACGCCTTCAGCGACAATG AAATATGGTCTGTGGAATTCAAGCAGCTATCTCCTACGCCAATGACCCAGGAAGCACACACGCCAGCTGCTCTGGAGAAGCTGTTGCTGGAGAACCATGTCCAGAGCGTTGGCGACTTCATGTTCATCGAGTGGCCCAAACTGCAGGAGGAGCTGCTACTAACCACCGAAAGATCGGCACTGATGCGAAGTGATACAC CTTCCAACAAAATCGCCCAGCTCCTGCACGCCAAGATCCTGCAGACGTAtcgcataaatcaaattttaagtACCGATGAGCGGATGGGCGCCAAGTCGGAAGCTCCGCAACCAGCCTACGATGTGATTGTCTCTGTCCTGAATCCGAAACCGAGACTCACCCATGCCAAGTGGAACATAGCAATGGCTGTGAAGA CTTACATTGAGCCCTGGTTGGCTAAGGTGTCCGGTGTTTCCAATTACACGGTGCGATCGCAGTGGAAGTACCGGGTGGCCATCGAGGCTGATCTCAAGCAGGTGCGCGACCAGAGCAAATTGGGGCGACACTACGCCCTCCAGGAAACCGCTCTGCCTCATCTGCTGACATCGATTGCCCAGAATCTAAGCGCCAGCACCACCGACAAGCCGGCCATCAACCTGGTGGTGTACATTCCACCGTGCCACATCGCTCCGCTTCACATCTACAACAGCAAGGATCAGCGGCTGACGCGGAACGACGTGGATGCCTTCATTTCGCCACCCTGGGGTGGCTTCATCATTGCTAATCCGCCAGAGCATGTGTGCCTTGCGGCCATGAGCGATCAGGAGGCAGTTCCCTACCATGTCAGCACCACGGACAACATGCAGGTGATGCTGGACCAGCTGCACAAGCTGCTCGACATCAGCAGTGAGCTTCAGATGGAGGGCGTTAAGGTGGTGGATATCGAGCAACTGGAGCCACGTCGCTGGGAGTATGAAGCATACCTAAGACGCAGTGCCATTCGACACATATCCACAGCAAGCAGCACGCTCCAGAGCCTCATCAAACTGTTGG ATCAAATCAGCTACATTGTGATAGACGACGAGGTGGGTGCCGCCATTACAAATTCCTATGCCGACATCTTGGCTGCCAAGGCTGCTCTTTTGGAGCACCGACTGGCGGACGCTTCGGTGCTGGCCAAGCGTGCGTTCGTGGCCTCGGAGCGCGGATTCTTTGACGCCAGCCTGCTGGCGCAGTTGTACTTCCCGGACGAGCAGAAGTACGCCATCTACATTCCACTCTTCTTGCCCATCATGGTGCCTGTACTGAGTTCCTTCAACATGCTGCGTGGTGTGCTGCAGGCCAGACGGAAGGAGAAGCAGTCGTAA
- the sud1 gene encoding sudestada1, whose protein sequence is METSSSSPVKPRRKDKDEDGRAEQEDSADQVGEPHRKLLRLGDILETNEVLLNEAYQQPELTKWLQTAWTEEKSQGTKETQTGAQVFSDPFQICLLPGMLEKGQSQALVAEIIQKVQWSRKQMDLYEFYQSADLSNMPACRLLTNFLQVLRKQVRPWLEKVTNLKLDYVSASCSMYTCGDYLLVHDDLLKDRQVAFIYYLSPWEGAEEWTDEQGGCLEIFGSDDQCFPQFPVQRKIAPKDNQFAFFKVGSRSFHQVGEVTTFDYPRLTINGWFHGDTNEAFVADSLRAFPRLNYLQPDGLNRPPLGLFLNNVYLKGATRRSIQKRIEENSEICLYEFFKREKFELARSQLLADSDTLKWRRQGPANAHNYEVLDLTTARGTILELLQLFRSHAMFDLLRDFTDLDLAGTDAESPTCSVELQRWSHGNYTVLGDGLTSEENTLDLVYYLNAAEGAAVITYLAPDAEMPTAKAPTDGRRSDYDDEEEDDSVLLTITPVDNALNIVYRCEGTTKFTKYVSRNTPLEKGPVFVISCSYKE, encoded by the exons ATGGAAACCTCGAGCTCCAGTCCAGTAAAGCCCAGGAGAAAAGACAAGGACGAAG ATGGTCGTGCAGAGCAGGAGGATTCCGCAGATCAGGTGGGCGAGCCGCACAGGAAGCTTTTGCGCCTGGGCGACATCCTTGAAACGAACGAAGTGCTCCTGAACGAGGCGTATCAGCAACCGGAACTTACCAAGTGGCTCCAAACAGCCTGGACGGAGGAGAAGAGCCAAGGGACCAAGGAGACGCAAACCGGTGCTCAGGTCTTCTCGGATCCCTTTCAAATCTGCCTTCTGCCCGGCATGCTGGAGAAGGGCCAAAGCCAGGCGCTGGTCGCCGAGATCATCCAGAAGGTGCAGTGGTCGCGCAAACAGATGGATTTGTATGAGTTCTACCAGAGCGCCGACCTCTCCAACATGCCCGCTTGCCGACTGTTGACCAACTTCCTGCAGGTGCTGCGCAAACAAGTGCGTCCCTGGCTGGAGAAGGTTACCAACCTCAAGCTGGACTATGTGTCCGCCTCCTGCAGCATGTACACCTGCGGCGACTATCTGCTCGTGCACGACGATCTGCTTAAGGACCGACAAGTGGCCTTCATTTACTATCTATCGCCTTGGGAAGGAGCGGAGGAATGGACGGATGAGCAGGGCGGATGCCTAGAGATCTTCGGTAGCGACGATCAGTGCTTTCCACAGTTTCCAGTGCAGCGAAAGATCGCCCCCAAAGACAACCAGTTTGCCTTCTTCAAGGTGGGCTCGCGCTCCTTCCACCAAGTAGGCGAGGTTACTACATTCGACTACCCGCGTCTTACCATAAACGGATGGTTCCACGGCGATACCAATGAGGCCTTCGTGGCCGACTCCCTGCGCGCCTTTCCCCGCCTGAATTACCTGCAACCTGATGGCCTTAATAGGCCACCGCTTGGCCTGTTTCTAAACAACGTGTATCTAAAGGGGGCCACCCGCCGGAGCATCCAAAAGCGGATCGAAGAAAACTCCGAGATTTGTTTATACGAGTTCTTCAAGCGAGAGAAATTCGAATTGGCCCGGTCGCAGCTGTTGGCCGATTCGGATACCTTGAAGTGGCGAAGACAGGGACCCGCAAACGCACACAACTATGAAGTGCTGGATTTGACAACAGCCAGAGGCACCATACTGGAACTACTGCAACTGTTCCGTAGCCACGCCATGTTTGATTTGCTGCGAGATTTCACCGATCTGGATTTGGCAGGCACCGATGCCGAAAGTCCAACATGCAGCGTGGAACTGCAGCGCTGGTCCCACGGCAACTACACAGTGCTGGGCGACGGTTTGACCAGCGAGGAGAACACTTTGGACCTGGTTTACTACCTGAACGCGGCAGAAGGAGCAGCGGTGATCACATACCTCGCACCCGACGCCGAAATGCCAACAGCAAAAGCACCGACGGACGGAAGGCGATCGGACTACGATGACGAGGAAGAGGACGATTCCGTTCTGCTTACTATCACGCCGGTGGACAACGCCCTGAACATAGTATACCGGTGCGAGGGCACCACCAAGTTCACCAAATACGTGTCGCGCAACACGCCCCTTGAAAAGGGAcctgtttttgttatttcgtGCAGCTACAAGGAGTAG
- the CG11168 gene encoding uncharacterized protein, isoform E, whose translation MGKDQHLLEASRAGDIKTVDKLLEHSSKRHGPLSSFRRSPSINCQDMNGYTSLHHACLNGHSNIVRLLLSHNALLDVPDIRGSTPLFLAAWAGHQDIVKMLLMHSPTGANPNAQTIENETPLHSGAQHGHNAVVAILLSYGADPAIRNNSFQTALDLAAQFGRLQVVQTLLRVYPDLILPYKRLEDDNEELLGCMPIKHIFTHTCLHLASRNGHKKVVETLLAAGVDVNILTNAGSALHEAALCGKKSVVVTLLKAGIYVHATDGNGRTALDILSDYPPHVTYDIVGAINEFTQAAREHQKPLVVENGTQSLPKRLYEKNSQRQKVPPRQRNSLDIFAKPPENYLQMKPIIHQKSCDNMSDFRTNGSNLLTSYKPVYKQPMLPSFRMDSDISNGSVPSRSYEYINLLRNGSHSDDNSASTSSNSAVRQQAVATYVEMKLPTPPVPKPRTRINGEYNDYANVVPIEEGSCVAAVDNNNNSNGNGTKLRLVRHSPTPDYPPPTVTEAERTIFNFMQPATLRKNSLLEPAESPRTTNSVSSDQVEEYVADIPFAGLFKGSTLNLSSDVVDGIGAVPGDREFLQSPSMVRSAHVQNHRRSLSKQRYSALGEDFSASRVWAEIDTIFENIGNEVSTVEQEVEEFVEDPSSLSLEDSRQSLHIRDPAELLLGRKPSAASSNWCHSPYTFIYGEIRYSLFYLGSTVIRKLQGTLSTRKSIQKLKIDENLKSAASVSDFSLLENCTTSTKYLKAANHQTRLNVDIAVSCVGVKFIDHDKKTAICCHDIENINCVCQDSEDLRYFAYITKEQDLHYCHVFMVDSLELAKEIIMTLGQAFEVAYQLALSRQGTSLNEEC comes from the exons ATGGGCAAGGATCAGCATTTGCTGGAGGCTTCGCGAGCCGGCGACATCAAGACGGTGGACAAACTGCTGGAGCACTCGAGCAAACGACATGGCCCGCTGTCCAG TTTTAGGCGAAGTCCCAGCATCAACTGCCAGGACATGAATGGCTACACTTCGCTGCATCACGCCTGTCTAAATGGGCATAGCAACATTGTACGGCTACTACTCTCCCACAACGCGCTGTTGGATGTGCCTGATATACGTGGCTCGACACCTTTATTTCTGGCTGCCTGGGCTGGGCACCAGGACATCGTCAAGATGCTGTTGATGCACTCGCCTACGGGAGCCAATCCGAATGCCCAGACTATCGAAAACGAGACGCCGCTGCACTCAGGCGCCCAACATGGCCACAATGCCGTGGTGGCCATTTTGCTGTCCTATGGCGCCGATCCTGCCATACGCAACAATAGCTTTCAAACGGCTCTGGATTTGGCAGCGCAATTCGGACGCCTTCAGGTGGTTCAGACCTTGCTCCGTGTTTATCCCGACCTCATATTGCCGTATAAGCGTTTGGAAGATGACAATGAAGAGCTGCTGGGCTGCATGCCCATAAAGCACATATTCACGCACACCTGCCTGCACCTGGCCAGCAGGAATGGGCACAAGAAGGTGGTGGAAACACTGCTGGCGGCCGGCGTCGATGTCAACATACTCACCAACGCTGGAAGCGCTCTCCACGAGGCGGCTCTCTGTGGCAAAAAGTCCGTTGTGGTCACTCTGCTTAAGGCCGGTATCTACGTACACGCCACCGATGGAAACGGACGCACAGCCCTGGACATACTCTCCGATTATCCGCCGCATGTGACCTACGACATTGTGGGCGCCATAAACG AGTTCACCCAAGCGGCGAGGGAACATCAGAAGCCACTTGTCGTAGAGAACGGCACACAATCGCTGCCGAAGCGGCTGTACGAGAAGAACTCGCAACGACAGAAGGTGCCGCCCAGGCAGAGGAA CTCACTGGACATTTTTGCCAAGCCGCCGGAGAATTACCTGCAAATGAAACCCATCATTCACCAGAAGTCCTGCGACAACATGAGCGACTTTCGGACGAATGGCAGCAATCTGTTGACCAGCTATAAGCCGGTGTACAAGCAACCCATGCTGCCCAGCTTTCGGATGGACAGCGACATCTCCAATGGATCCGTACCCTCCAGATCGTATGAGTACATAAATCTACTAAGGAACGGGTCCCACAGCGATGATAACTCCGCCAGCACCAGTAGCAACT CTGCGGTGCGTCAACAAGCGGTGGCTACGTACGTGGAGATGAAGCTGCCAACGCCGCCAGTTCCTAAACCACGCACTCGAATAAACGGCGAATACAACGACTATGCGAATGTGGTGCCAATAGAAGAAGGCAGCTGCGTGGCAGCTGttgataataacaataatagcaaTGGTAATGGCACGAAATTGCGATTGGTTCGCCATTCGCCCACGCCGGATTATCCACCACCCACAGTGACCGAAGCGGAACGCACGATCTTCAACTTCATGCAGCCGGCTACTTTGCGCAAAAACAGTTTGCTGGAACCGGCGGAATCCCCTCGAACCACTAACTCAGTGAGCTCTGACCAGGTGGAGGAATACGTTGCCGACATACCCTTTGCTGGACTATTCAAAGGATCCACTTTGAACTTGTCCTCGGATGTGGTGGATGGCATTGGTGCTGTGCCGGGAGATAGGGAGTTTCTGCAATCACCCAGCATGGTGAGGTCGGCCCACGTCCAAAACCACAGACGCAGCCTGTCAAAGCAGCGATACTCAGCGCTGGGCGAAGACTTCAGCGCGTCCCGAGTGTGGGCTGAAATCGATACCATTTTTGAGAACATTGGCAACGAAGTGTCCACAGTAGAGCAGGAAGTCGAGGAGTTTGTAGAAGATCCTTCAAGCTTGTCCTTAGAAGATTCTCGGCAGTCCCTACACATACGAGATCCCGCGGAATTGCTATTGGGCAGAAAACCGAGCGCAGCCTCCTCCAATTGGTGCCACTCGCCATACACATTTATCTATGGCGAAATTCGATACTCTCTGTTT TATCTTGGCTCAACGGTCATTCGAAAACTGCAAGGAACCCTTTCCACTCGAAAATCTATCCAGAAACTGAAGATTGATGAGAACTTAAAGTCGGCGGCGAGCGTTAGTGATTTCAGCTTGCTGGAAAACTGCACAACCTCCACAAAGTATTTGAAGGCAGCCAACCATCAGACACGACTCAATGTGGACATTGCTGTATCCTGCGTTGGCGTCAAGTTCATAGACCACGATAAAAAG ACTGCCATCTGTTGCCATGACATTGAGAACATAAATTGTGTTTGCCAGGACTCGGAGGACTTGCGCTACTTTGCGTACATAACCAAAGAACAGGACCTGCACTACTGTCACGTCTTTATGGTGGATAGCTTG GAACTGGCCAAGGAAATCATCATGACGCTGGGACAGGCCTTCGAAGTTGCCTACCAGCTAGCTCTGAGCAGACAGGGCACGTCCCTCAACGAAGAGTGCTAA
- the CG11168 gene encoding uncharacterized protein, isoform D: MGKDQHLLEASRAGDIKTVDKLLEHSSKRHGPLSSFRRSPSINCQDMNGYTSLHHACLNGHSNIVRLLLSHNALLDVPDIRGSTPLFLAAWAGHQDIVKMLLMHSPTGANPNAQTIENETPLHSGAQHGHNAVVAILLSYGADPAIRNNSFQTALDLAAQFGRLQVVQTLLRVYPDLILPYKRLEDDNEELLGCMPIKHIFTHTCLHLASRNGHKKVVETLLAAGVDVNILTNAGSALHEAALCGKKSVVVTLLKAGIYVHATDGNGRTALDILSDYPPHVTYDIVGAINEFTQAAREHQKPLVVENGTQSLPKRLYEKNSQRQKVPPRQRKKQDHQANGLSHSLSSLDIFAKPPENYLQMKPIIHQKSCDNMSDFRTNGSNLLTSYKPVYKQPMLPSFRMDSDISNGSVPSRSYEYINLLRNGSHSDDNSASTSSNSAVRQQAVATYVEMKLPTPPVPKPRTRINGEYNDYANVVPIEEGSCVAAVDNNNNSNGNGTKLRLVRHSPTPDYPPPTVTEAERTIFNFMQPATLRKNSLLEPAESPRTTNSVSSDQVEEYVADIPFAGLFKGSTLNLSSDVVDGIGAVPGDREFLQSPSMVRSAHVQNHRRSLSKQRYSALGEDFSASRVWAEIDTIFENIGNEVSTVEQEVEEFVEDPSSLSLEDSRQSLHIRDPAELLLGRKPSAASSNWCHSPYTFIYGEIRYSLFYLGSTVIRKLQGTLSTRKSIQKLKIDENLKSAASVSDFSLLENCTTSTKYLKAANHQTRLNVDIAVSCVGVKFIDHDKKTAICCHDIENINCVCQDSEDLRYFAYITKEQDLHYCHVFMVDSLELAKEIIMTLGQAFEVAYQLALSRQGTSLNEEC, from the exons ATGGGCAAGGATCAGCATTTGCTGGAGGCTTCGCGAGCCGGCGACATCAAGACGGTGGACAAACTGCTGGAGCACTCGAGCAAACGACATGGCCCGCTGTCCAG TTTTAGGCGAAGTCCCAGCATCAACTGCCAGGACATGAATGGCTACACTTCGCTGCATCACGCCTGTCTAAATGGGCATAGCAACATTGTACGGCTACTACTCTCCCACAACGCGCTGTTGGATGTGCCTGATATACGTGGCTCGACACCTTTATTTCTGGCTGCCTGGGCTGGGCACCAGGACATCGTCAAGATGCTGTTGATGCACTCGCCTACGGGAGCCAATCCGAATGCCCAGACTATCGAAAACGAGACGCCGCTGCACTCAGGCGCCCAACATGGCCACAATGCCGTGGTGGCCATTTTGCTGTCCTATGGCGCCGATCCTGCCATACGCAACAATAGCTTTCAAACGGCTCTGGATTTGGCAGCGCAATTCGGACGCCTTCAGGTGGTTCAGACCTTGCTCCGTGTTTATCCCGACCTCATATTGCCGTATAAGCGTTTGGAAGATGACAATGAAGAGCTGCTGGGCTGCATGCCCATAAAGCACATATTCACGCACACCTGCCTGCACCTGGCCAGCAGGAATGGGCACAAGAAGGTGGTGGAAACACTGCTGGCGGCCGGCGTCGATGTCAACATACTCACCAACGCTGGAAGCGCTCTCCACGAGGCGGCTCTCTGTGGCAAAAAGTCCGTTGTGGTCACTCTGCTTAAGGCCGGTATCTACGTACACGCCACCGATGGAAACGGACGCACAGCCCTGGACATACTCTCCGATTATCCGCCGCATGTGACCTACGACATTGTGGGCGCCATAAACG AGTTCACCCAAGCGGCGAGGGAACATCAGAAGCCACTTGTCGTAGAGAACGGCACACAATCGCTGCCGAAGCGGCTGTACGAGAAGAACTCGCAACGACAGAAGGTGCCGCCCAGGCAGAGGAA AAAGCAAGATCATCAAGCCAACGGACTTTCGCACTCTTTAAGCTCACTGGACATTTTTGCCAAGCCGCCGGAGAATTACCTGCAAATGAAACCCATCATTCACCAGAAGTCCTGCGACAACATGAGCGACTTTCGGACGAATGGCAGCAATCTGTTGACCAGCTATAAGCCGGTGTACAAGCAACCCATGCTGCCCAGCTTTCGGATGGACAGCGACATCTCCAATGGATCCGTACCCTCCAGATCGTATGAGTACATAAATCTACTAAGGAACGGGTCCCACAGCGATGATAACTCCGCCAGCACCAGTAGCAACT CTGCGGTGCGTCAACAAGCGGTGGCTACGTACGTGGAGATGAAGCTGCCAACGCCGCCAGTTCCTAAACCACGCACTCGAATAAACGGCGAATACAACGACTATGCGAATGTGGTGCCAATAGAAGAAGGCAGCTGCGTGGCAGCTGttgataataacaataatagcaaTGGTAATGGCACGAAATTGCGATTGGTTCGCCATTCGCCCACGCCGGATTATCCACCACCCACAGTGACCGAAGCGGAACGCACGATCTTCAACTTCATGCAGCCGGCTACTTTGCGCAAAAACAGTTTGCTGGAACCGGCGGAATCCCCTCGAACCACTAACTCAGTGAGCTCTGACCAGGTGGAGGAATACGTTGCCGACATACCCTTTGCTGGACTATTCAAAGGATCCACTTTGAACTTGTCCTCGGATGTGGTGGATGGCATTGGTGCTGTGCCGGGAGATAGGGAGTTTCTGCAATCACCCAGCATGGTGAGGTCGGCCCACGTCCAAAACCACAGACGCAGCCTGTCAAAGCAGCGATACTCAGCGCTGGGCGAAGACTTCAGCGCGTCCCGAGTGTGGGCTGAAATCGATACCATTTTTGAGAACATTGGCAACGAAGTGTCCACAGTAGAGCAGGAAGTCGAGGAGTTTGTAGAAGATCCTTCAAGCTTGTCCTTAGAAGATTCTCGGCAGTCCCTACACATACGAGATCCCGCGGAATTGCTATTGGGCAGAAAACCGAGCGCAGCCTCCTCCAATTGGTGCCACTCGCCATACACATTTATCTATGGCGAAATTCGATACTCTCTGTTT TATCTTGGCTCAACGGTCATTCGAAAACTGCAAGGAACCCTTTCCACTCGAAAATCTATCCAGAAACTGAAGATTGATGAGAACTTAAAGTCGGCGGCGAGCGTTAGTGATTTCAGCTTGCTGGAAAACTGCACAACCTCCACAAAGTATTTGAAGGCAGCCAACCATCAGACACGACTCAATGTGGACATTGCTGTATCCTGCGTTGGCGTCAAGTTCATAGACCACGATAAAAAG ACTGCCATCTGTTGCCATGACATTGAGAACATAAATTGTGTTTGCCAGGACTCGGAGGACTTGCGCTACTTTGCGTACATAACCAAAGAACAGGACCTGCACTACTGTCACGTCTTTATGGTGGATAGCTTG GAACTGGCCAAGGAAATCATCATGACGCTGGGACAGGCCTTCGAAGTTGCCTACCAGCTAGCTCTGAGCAGACAGGGCACGTCCCTCAACGAAGAGTGCTAA
- the CG11168 gene encoding uncharacterized protein, isoform C, whose protein sequence is MGKDQHLLEASRAGDIKTVDKLLEHSSKRHGPLSSFRRSPSINCQDMNGYTSLHHACLNGHSNIVRLLLSHNALLDVPDIRGSTPLFLAAWAGHQDIVKMLLMHSPTGANPNAQTIENETPLHSGAQHGHNAVVAILLSYGADPAIRNNSFQTALDLAAQFGRLQVVQTLLRVYPDLILPYKRLEDDNEELLGCMPIKHIFTHTCLHLASRNGHKKVVETLLAAGVDVNILTNAGSALHEAALCGKKSVVVTLLKAGIYVHATDGNGRTALDILSDYPPHVTYDIVGAINEFTQAAREHQKPLVVENGTQSLPKRLYEKNSQRQKVPPRQRK, encoded by the exons ATGGGCAAGGATCAGCATTTGCTGGAGGCTTCGCGAGCCGGCGACATCAAGACGGTGGACAAACTGCTGGAGCACTCGAGCAAACGACATGGCCCGCTGTCCAG TTTTAGGCGAAGTCCCAGCATCAACTGCCAGGACATGAATGGCTACACTTCGCTGCATCACGCCTGTCTAAATGGGCATAGCAACATTGTACGGCTACTACTCTCCCACAACGCGCTGTTGGATGTGCCTGATATACGTGGCTCGACACCTTTATTTCTGGCTGCCTGGGCTGGGCACCAGGACATCGTCAAGATGCTGTTGATGCACTCGCCTACGGGAGCCAATCCGAATGCCCAGACTATCGAAAACGAGACGCCGCTGCACTCAGGCGCCCAACATGGCCACAATGCCGTGGTGGCCATTTTGCTGTCCTATGGCGCCGATCCTGCCATACGCAACAATAGCTTTCAAACGGCTCTGGATTTGGCAGCGCAATTCGGACGCCTTCAGGTGGTTCAGACCTTGCTCCGTGTTTATCCCGACCTCATATTGCCGTATAAGCGTTTGGAAGATGACAATGAAGAGCTGCTGGGCTGCATGCCCATAAAGCACATATTCACGCACACCTGCCTGCACCTGGCCAGCAGGAATGGGCACAAGAAGGTGGTGGAAACACTGCTGGCGGCCGGCGTCGATGTCAACATACTCACCAACGCTGGAAGCGCTCTCCACGAGGCGGCTCTCTGTGGCAAAAAGTCCGTTGTGGTCACTCTGCTTAAGGCCGGTATCTACGTACACGCCACCGATGGAAACGGACGCACAGCCCTGGACATACTCTCCGATTATCCGCCGCATGTGACCTACGACATTGTGGGCGCCATAAACG AGTTCACCCAAGCGGCGAGGGAACATCAGAAGCCACTTGTCGTAGAGAACGGCACACAATCGCTGCCGAAGCGGCTGTACGAGAAGAACTCGCAACGACAGAAGGTGCCGCCCAGGCAGAGGAAGTAA